The window TTTGATTATTCTGCATCCCCTTAAATGCTATCCTCTCAAGACATTTAGTAATGCTAGATGTTTTCTTTCTCAGTAGAGCCTCATCTACTTCTTCTAATTCTTTATAATGGTTCTTAACGATGTATCTCTCTAGTAATCTATGGGTTATAGTCGCATATAACTCACTTATCGTTTCTATCTTATCTATTCCCCCACTTATACCCCAGGCATTACATATTAATTCTAAGTTAATTGGTATATGTGCTATACCCCATAGGTTCTTATTGTTCTTTAAAAATGTTAATATACTTTTTGCTCCTTCTGGCTTAAATATACTAACATACTTCTCAATATCCTGATCAATAAACCCCACATTCTCAAGCTCCTGATCAAACTTATGTTCTATCTTAAGCGGTCTAGATGTCACTATTACATATAGAGAAGGATCTCCCAATATATTCTTTATAATACTGCTCAGCTTACTTCCAATGTCTTTTTTACTAAATAAAGGTGCTATTTCATCATAGCCATCAAGGATAAATAGTGTTTTACTGGTATTTGCTCTTAAAAATCCATTTATTTCTTTTTCTTCTGGCCTATTGATTCCATGTATGTATGTTTCACTTATAAACCCTTCAAGAGTTGCATATTGACTTGTTTCAATGTATTTAGCTAGCTCCCTAAGGGGTATCTTTATTACTACTTCAAACTTATCTTTCCATAACTTCTCGTCTTCCCATGCAACTGTAAGATATTGGCACAACGTGGTTTTCCCAATTCCAGCCCTACCATATATTACTAGCTTCTTGCTATTTGGGTCTTTAAACAGTTCTTCTATTTTTATTTCTTTCTTAGGTTTATGTATCTCCTCATAACTTGATATCCTTTTCTCCCTATACGTCCCCTTATGGCCTTCTCTTCCTTTGCCCTTCATTCTTCTTTCTTTTTCTTTCACTTCTTCCTGTTCTATTATAGCTAAGTTTATAAAACTTTCTGTAATCGGATATTCATTTTCTTCCCAAAATAATTTTAGTTTATCATTCTGCTTATAGCAGTGTTTAATTGAAGATATAATTGCTTCACTATTATCCTTAGCTAAGTCAATATGCTCCTGATTTCCTGCTAACTTTTGATGCATGATAGCCTCGCGAATTATGCATTAAGTAGTGATAAATCTTTAACAACTTTTAGATGAGCTTAAGGGATTATTAATAAATTTATAGCCCTTTTATTCATACCCTACCTATCGAGCTCTAGTCCCTTTCCTTTCTCAATGCGTTTGAATATTTCTTTAAGTTCAAACCCCTCAGCATAGTCTTTTGGGGTTTTATCATTATTATCCTTGATCATGTATAAGGCATTATGTGATAATAGTAGTTTTACTGCTTCTACTTGTCCATATTCTACTGCAATATGTAGAGGCGTACGCCCCTTATTATCTTGTATATCTATACCAGCATCACTATTAACAAGTAATTCTATAATATCTTTATTACCAATACGTGCAGCCCTATGCAGTGCCGTTGTACCATAAGCATTCGCTGTATTAATACCAATCCCACCTTTAATGAGTAATTTTGCAGCATTTAAATTCCCACTAAAACACGCCATATGTAAAGCAGTTTCTCTTATATTATCCTGTATGTTAATTTTAGCAGCTGGATCATTGCTCAGTAATAACTCTATAATTCTATCATAGCCAAGCTCAGCTGCATGGTGGAGAGCTGTACGTCCATGCTTATCTTGAGAGTCCGGTGCCACACCTTGGCTTAATAAGTCAATAACCTTATTAATATTACCGTTATGAGCTGCCTCTGTAAGTTCCAAGGAAATTACCTTAGTTTTAGGTTTTTGTTCAACGTATTCTTCTCTCTTCCAATCTTGTATTTTTATTAAATATGGTAATTCATTTAGCTTATTTATATCTGAATGTAGCTTGTCCTTACCTCTATCCCATTTTTTTATTTCTTCTAGCACATCCATATTAGTTGTAAGTTCTATTATTTTCAGCTTATCATTGGTTGACCCACTCCATAATTCTATAGCACAGCTTTTTTCTTGGAGCTTTAACCTATCAATATATTTATACTTATCAAATATTCCTTCTGAAGTCATATTTTCAAACCAATATTGGATTTTACCAGTGCTTTCATCTATAGGTTGCAAATATACACGGTCTGCTTTTTCATATATTTTCTTGCGATCATACTTCTCTAATCTCATCCTATCAGTTTTCAATTTCTCTGGTATACTAGAGAAATACTTCTCTGTTTCTTTGCGGCCTGAATCAATAATCTCTTCCTTTTTTTCTTCACTCAATTTGAAGCTAAGTGTATTTACTCCTGTGATATCAATAAAAACTGTTCTAAGCTTATCATCACTTCTTCTAGTTATATTATTGCTTACATTTTGAGTCGTAGTATATAAAGCTTTAGCATAGGAAATCAGATTGTCTATTTTATTTCGTTGTGGAGCCCCAGCATCCCTTAACACTGATATTTCCTCAAAAGGATCTACT is drawn from Candidatus Jidaibacter acanthamoeba and contains these coding sequences:
- a CDS encoding NACHT domain-containing protein — protein: MHQKLAGNQEHIDLAKDNSEAIISSIKHCYKQNDKLKLFWEENEYPITESFINLAIIEQEEVKEKERRMKGKGREGHKGTYREKRISSYEEIHKPKKEIKIEELFKDPNSKKLVIYGRAGIGKTTLCQYLTVAWEDEKLWKDKFEVVIKIPLRELAKYIETSQYATLEGFISETYIHGINRPEEKEINGFLRANTSKTLFILDGYDEIAPLFSKKDIGSKLSSIIKNILGDPSLYVIVTSRPLKIEHKFDQELENVGFIDQDIEKYVSIFKPEGAKSILTFLKNNKNLWGIAHIPINLELICNAWGISGGIDKIETISELYATITHRLLERYIVKNHYKELEEVDEALLRKKTSSITKCLERIAFKGMQNNQIIIPIRDIEGIIEEEQERSGESNLLRKVLMSGFIKIIGGEKNRDKEIYFLHLSFQEYYAAKYIARSLENIKSEEYEQVVSLIREDKYTPYYEVIWWFVAGLLYQRGRAAGSYEVLTRFWEILEGEPKDLIGVRHTNLIIRCLEECKASDKVGKHKELINYINQWIKIEYNSDSDNPIIEILSNTPHVARTTFPALLKFLKCDNRMLWLELLKNNWKLMLENWRLLELEDWEVRQGAVKSLGKLGQATPEVIKALINAL
- a CDS encoding ankyrin repeat domain-containing protein codes for the protein MRYKYENLVFEGGGIKGLGYIGAIEVLEKEGILSHIKRVAGTSAGAITALLLGLNYELSETREELEKLFFKSYNLANTLLGIPMVTLNLINHYGIEPADFFLKWAEKIVEQKLGNKDATFKDLYKAILNQKGDGYKLRYMYFTGTNLSTGYYEIFSHEHTPQMRIADAVRISMSIPLVFTAKHYTMPGRTEPDIYVDGGVLNNYPLHIFDEYNQPNMRTLGFRVDPFEEISVLRDAGAPQRNKIDNLISYAKALYTTTQNVSNNITRRSDDKLRTVFIDITGVNTLSFKLSEEKKEEIIDSGRKETEKYFSSIPEKLKTDRMRLEKYDRKKIYEKADRVYLQPIDESTGKIQYWFENMTSEGIFDKYKYIDRLKLQEKSCAIELWSGSTNDKLKIIELTTNMDVLEEIKKWDRGKDKLHSDINKLNELPYLIKIQDWKREEYVEQKPKTKVISLELTEAAHNGNINKVIDLLSQGVAPDSQDKHGRTALHHAAELGYDRIIELLLSNDPAAKINIQDNIRETALHMACFSGNLNAAKLLIKGGIGINTANAYGTTALHRAARIGNKDIIELLVNSDAGIDIQDNKGRTPLHIAVEYGQVEAVKLLLSHNALYMIKDNNDKTPKDYAEGFELKEIFKRIEKGKGLELDR